In one window of Henckelia pumila isolate YLH828 chromosome 1, ASM3356847v2, whole genome shotgun sequence DNA:
- the LOC140890196 gene encoding beta-glucuronosyltransferase GlcAT14A, whose protein sequence is MGAERKWLFSLFSAAFISFLIFLSFISGFSSSYNNAFSPHKSFDSTVLRGPGHPPAFAYYIFGGRGDGERIFRLLLAVYHPRNRYLLHISADGGDEERARLAALVKSVPAVRAFENVDVFGKPDPNTYMGSTNVAAILRAAAVLLKVGGGWDWFLTLSAMDYPLVTQDDLSHVFSSVKRDLNFIDHTSDLGWKESQRVEPIVVDPGIYLARRTQIFHATEKRPMPEAFKVFTGSPWVVLSRSFLEFCVFGWDNLPRTILMYVNNMVLSQEVYFHSVICNSPEFKNKTVNADLRYFVWDDPPKMEPHYLNTSDYDEMAKSGAAFARQFEKDQPVLDMIDRKILMRGRNRATPGAWCKGRQSWLMDPCSQWGNVNIVKPGPQVKIFEESINKLISDRNSDLDT, encoded by the exons ATGGGAGCTGAAAGGAAATGGCTTTTCTCCCTGTTTTCTGCTGCTTTCATCTCATTTCTCatattcttatcgtttatttcGGGATTCAGCTCCTCATACAACAATGCCTTTTCACCCCACAAGTCGTTTGATTCGACGGTTCTTCGCGGGCCAGGCCACCCCCCGGCTTTCGCCTATTATATTTTCGGTGGACGAGGGGACGGTGAGCGGATTTTCCGCTTGTTGTTAGCGGTGTACCATCCTAGGAATAGGTATTTATTGCATATTTCGGCGGATGGAGGTGACGAGGAGAGGGCAAGGCTGGCGGCATTGGTGAAGTCGGTGCCAGCAGTTCGGGCCTTTGAGAACGTGGATGTATTCGGGAAGCCCGATCCAAATACTTACATGGGTTCCACTAATGTTGCTGCTATTTTGAGGGCCGCAGCTGTTTTGTTGAAGGTGGGCGGAGGGTGGGATTGGTTTTTAACTCTTAGTGCTATGGATTATCCGTTGGTTACGCAAGATG ACTTGTCCCACGTGTTCTCATCAGTTAAGAGAGACCTGAACTTTATCGATCACACTAGTGATTTGGGTTGGAAAGA GAGTCAAAGAGTGGAACCCATTGTAGTTGACCCAGGAATTTACTTGGCCAGAAGGACTCAAATTTTTCATGCAACTGAAAAGCGGCCAATGCCCGAGGCTTTCAAGGTTTTCACAG GTTCTCCATGGGTTGTCTTGAGTCGATCCTTCCTCGAATTTTGTGTTTTCGGTTGGGATAATCTTCCACGAACCATTCTAATGTATGTTAATAATATGGTCTTGTCCCAAGAGGTGTATTTCCATTCTGTCATCTGCAATTCACCCGAGTTCAAAAACAAGACCGTGAATGCCGACTTGAGGTATTTTGTTTGGGATGATCCTCCTAAGATGGAACCCCATTACCTCAACACTTCGGATTATGATGAAATGGCTAAAAGTGGGGCTGCTTTTGCTAGACAGTTCGAAAAAGATCAGCCAGTGCTAGACATGATTGATAGAAAGATCCTCATGCGTGGACGCAACCGAGCGACGCCTGGTGCTTGGTGCAAAGGCCGACAGAGCTGGCTGATGGATCCATGTTCACAATGGGGTAATGTGAACATCGTGAAGCCGGGACCTCAGGTCAAGATTTTCGAAGAGTCCATAAACAAACTTATCAGTGATAGGAACTCAGATTTAGACACCTGA